A window from Oncorhynchus mykiss isolate Arlee chromosome 9, USDA_OmykA_1.1, whole genome shotgun sequence encodes these proteins:
- the LOC100136672 gene encoding somatostatin receptor type 1 subtype B codes for MENMATNRSGDYPEYPTGLPYNSSLDYEDYDQELDASKIIIPSIYALVCCVGLTGNAMVIYVILKYAKMKTATNIYILNLAIADELFMLSVPFLATSAAVRHWPFGSLMCRLVLSVDGINMFTSIFCLTVLSVDRYVAVVHPIKAARYRRPTVAKVVNVCVWGLSLLVILPIIIFADTVPAQDGGVDCNFLWPEAAWSVAFVVYTFLLGFLLPVGAICLCYCLMVARMRAVGLKAGWLQRRRSEKKITRMVLCIVAVFVLCWMPFYIVQLVSVFHRPPDAMVTQLFVILSYANSGANPILYGFVSDNFRRSFQRIVCFRWLESGLDGEQVDYRAVALKRQATNGQKDFPKECLASGMVFQNGTCTSRTTTL; via the coding sequence ATGGAAAACATGGCCACCAACCGGTCCGGTGACTACCCAGAATACCCCACCGGCCTTCCCTACAACTCCAGCCTAGACTATGAGGACTACGACCAGGAACTTGATGCCAGTAAGATCATCATCCCCTCCATCTACGCACTGGTCTGCTGTGTGGGTCTTACAGGCAATGCCATGGTCATCTATGTCATCCTCAAATACGCCAAGATGAAAACTGCCACCAATATTTATATATTAAATCTGGCAATTGCAGATGAACTGTTTATGTTGAGTGTTCCGTTCTTGGCGACTTCAGCGGCTGTACGTCATTGGCCGTTTGGCTCGCTCATGTGCCGTCTGGTGTTGAGCGTGGACGGCATCAACATGTTTACATCTATCTTCTGTCTGACGGTGTTGAGCGTGGATCGATATGTGGCCGTGGTTCACCCTATCAAGGCTGCCCGCTACCGCCGTCCCACCGTGGCAAAGGTGGTCAACGTCTGCGTGTGGGGCCTCTCGCTCCTCGTCATCCTCCCCATCATCATCTTTGCTGACACGGTCCCGGCGCAGGATGGCGGCGTGGACTGCAACTTCCTGTGGCCTGAGGCTGCATGGTCAGTGGCGTTTGTGGTGTACACCTTCCTGCTCGGCTTCCTGCTTCCCGTAGGTGCTATCTGCCTCTGCTACTGCCTGATGGTGGCGCGCATGCGTGCGGTCGGGCTCAAAGCCGGTTGGCTGCAGCGAAGGCGCTCAGAGAAAAAGATCACGCGGATGGTGTTGTGCATTGTGGCGGTCTTCGTGCTCTGCTGGATGCCCTTCTACATCGTCCAGCTGGTCAGCGTGTTCCACCGCCCCCCGGACGCCATGGTCACCCAGCTCTTTGTCATCCTGAGTTACGCCAACAGCGGCGCCAACCCCATCCTCTACGGCTTCGTGTCCGATAACTTCCGGCGGTCGTTCCAGAGGATTGTGTGTTTCCGTTGGCTGGAGTCTGGGCTGGATGGAGAACAGGTGGACTACCGTGCCGTAGCTCTGAAGAGACAGGCCACCAATGGACAGAAAGACTTCCCTAAGGAATGCCTGGCATCTGGTATGGTGTTCCAGAATGGGACATGCACGTCACGCACGACTACACTGTGA